The sequence CCTGTGGAGCTTTACTGCAGCCTGACATTGGGTTTTGGCGTGACATGTAGAGGATAGGTGGGAGGCTGTGAAGCCTGGGCGCCAGCCTGGGTGGAGCCATCCTTGGAATACCACCCTTGTTATGCTGAAGCTCTAACCTGCCCAAGTTTATCCTTGGGGGGGACAGTGTCTGGTGGGCAGTTTAACTGGGGCGGTTGCCTCCTAAAGGGTAACGGAGGCGCCCAAAGGTCACCTCAGCACGGATGGCAATCGTGTGTAGAGCGCAAGGGTATAAGGTGGCCTGACTGTGAGGGGGACGCCCCGAGCAGAGAGGAAACTCGGGCCTAGTGATCCGGCGGTTGAGCGTGGGATTGCCGTCGCTCAACGGATAAAAGTTACCCCGGGGATAACAGGCTAATCTCCCCCGAGAGTTCACATCGACGGGGAGGTTTGGTACCTCGATGTCGGCTCGGCGCATCCTGGGGCTGGAGAAGGTCCCAAGGGTTGGTCTGTTCGCCCATTAAAGCGCTACGTGAGCTGGGTTTAGAACGTCGTGAGACAGTTCGGTCCCTATCCGCTGCGGGCGCAGGATGCTTGAGGGGAGCTGCTCTTAGTACGAGAGGACCAGAGTGGACGGACCTCTGGTGTACCAGTTGTGCTGCCAGGCGCATCGCTGGGTAGCCATGTCCGGAAGGGATAAGCGCTGAAAGCATCTAAGCGCGAAGCCCACCCCAAGATGAGGCATCCTATCGCAAGGTGGGAAACCATCTTGCGGGTAAGGTATCCGGGAGACTACCGGGTAGATAGGCCGGGGGTGTAAGCCCAGTAATGGGTTGAGCTGACCGGTACTAATATACCGAGGCCTTAAACCTCTTTTTCTCTCTCCCTATTCAGTCGCTAAGGTGTAGACCTTGAAAAAAAGGTCCTTTGGTGGTTATAGCGGAGGGGAAACACCCGGTTCCATTCCGAACCCGGAAGTTAAGCCCTCCAGCGCCGATGGTACTGCTCGGGCGACCGGGCGGGAGAGTAGGTCGCTGCCAAGGGGCCTTTTATTTTTATAGATTGATTAAGGGGAAGGACCCTCTTTAGGAGTCCTTCCCCTTAAGTTTTTTACTCAGGAACTATAGCAAATACCCTTGCTGGAAAACCAGAACCGCCCTTAGGTTTCGGAGCTGTAACTACAACTAAAGCTCCATACTCAGGAACCTTGTCCAGATTAGTTAGAAGCTCTATTTGGTAGCAATTTTTCCCCAAAACGTAGGCTTCAAGCGAGTAATCTCCCTTCGATGTCGCTATTCCTGGATCTGTGTCAGTTGTTTCATGTCCTATGGCTATTGCTTTTCTTTCCTCAAAGAGGTATTTTAACACATCCATGCTCCAACCCGGATAGTGAGCCACACCTTTCTCATCCTTGTTTTGCATAGCCGCTTTGTCTGGCCACCTTTTAGACCAGTCAGTCCTTAAAGCTACAAATGCCCCTTCCGGTATAGGTCCGTATTTCGCTTCCCAGGCTTTGATGTCTTCCATGGTGACCTGGTAGTCAGGGTTTTTAGCCACCTTTTCATGAACATTTATGACGACAAGGGGAAGAAGCATCTCTTTAACATCTATTTGATCGATGCTTCGCAAACCCTTGTGAAAGTGACATGGCGGATCCATGTGTGTTCCCCACTGTCCAACGTGGGAGAAATATTCAGCGAAAAAGCCATAACCCATCTTTGCTTCTACTCCCTCTCCCTTAGCATACCAGTAAAGTATCTCTCTTTTAGCTTCTGGGAAGCCAGGCCAATGAGGTATCTTCTCATCGAAAGCATGTGTTAGATCGACAAACTTTGCCTTTTTAAGAACGTTGAAGTAAAGCTCATAAAAGCTTTTAGGCTTCTCCTGAGCGAAGGCTGTTGTCCCGATGATCGTGATTCCAATGATTATCGCTAAAATCTTTTTCATTTGAACATCACCCCCCTTATCTATAAAATTCTACTAGAAGGGGTGAGCTTAGCAAGACCTTTAAGAGCTCTTGTGGTAAAATTTATTATCGCGAGTTTTAAGTGAGGGGTGATGTTCTCAAGTGAGATTTGAGAGCTTTCATGTAATTACCTATGGGTGTCAAATGAACATGGCCGATAGCGAAAGGATAAGAGGAGTATTGCTTCAGCATGGGCTTAAAGAAAAGGATAGTGAGGAGGATGTAGATTTCCTCGTTTTAAATACCTGTGTGGTCAGAGATAAATCTGAAAAGAAGGTTTATGGAAAGCTTGGAAAGATAAAAGTGCTCTGGGAGAGAAATAAGAGGCCCCTGGTTGCTGTATGTGGTTGTATGGCTCAAAAAGAGGGGAAAAAGCTTTTGGATAGGTTTCCTTTTGTTGTTCTTGTTATGGGGCCATCCTCCTTAGCTCGTCTTCCTGAGGCTTTACTTAAGATAGAGAAGGGAGAAAGGCTTCTTTTTCTTGATGATGAGAAGCTCATGGATATAGAGAAGCTTCCTGCCTCAAGATGTTCTCCTTTTAAAGCCTGGATACCTATAACCTATGGTTGTAACAGGTTCTGTACCTACTGTATA comes from Synergistota bacterium and encodes:
- a CDS encoding cyclase family protein; translation: MKKILAIIIGITIIGTTAFAQEKPKSFYELYFNVLKKAKFVDLTHAFDEKIPHWPGFPEAKREILYWYAKGEGVEAKMGYGFFAEYFSHVGQWGTHMDPPCHFHKGLRSIDQIDVKEMLLPLVVINVHEKVAKNPDYQVTMEDIKAWEAKYGPIPEGAFVALRTDWSKRWPDKAAMQNKDEKGVAHYPGWSMDVLKYLFEERKAIAIGHETTDTDPGIATSKGDYSLEAYVLGKNCYQIELLTNLDKVPEYGALVVVTAPKPKGGSGFPARVFAIVPE